From Pseudomonas sp. CCI4.2, one genomic window encodes:
- a CDS encoding class I SAM-dependent methyltransferase, translating to MKLDPQDLAQITAATVGHYNAVADDFREGTWGHDVSQNIAALLRHIEGNAPFQILDFGCGPGRDLKTFTAMGHIAVGLDGSERFAQMAREETGCEVLQQNFLELDLPAWRFDGIFANAVLFHVPRQELPRVLRQLHEALKPRGVLFSSNPRGENEEGWNGSRYGSYHDLKNWRELLNGAGFVELEHYYRPEGLPLDQQPWLASVWRKV from the coding sequence TGTGGCCGACGACTTTCGCGAAGGAACCTGGGGTCACGACGTCAGCCAGAACATTGCCGCGTTGCTGCGGCATATCGAAGGTAACGCGCCGTTTCAGATTCTCGACTTCGGCTGCGGGCCGGGGCGTGATCTGAAGACGTTTACGGCGATGGGGCATATTGCAGTCGGACTCGATGGCTCAGAGCGCTTTGCCCAGATGGCCCGTGAAGAAACCGGCTGCGAGGTGCTGCAACAGAACTTCCTTGAGCTTGACCTGCCCGCCTGGCGCTTCGATGGAATCTTCGCCAACGCCGTGCTATTCCACGTGCCACGCCAGGAACTGCCCCGCGTCTTGCGCCAATTGCACGAAGCATTGAAACCTCGCGGTGTTCTGTTCAGCTCCAACCCTCGGGGCGAGAACGAAGAAGGCTGGAACGGCAGTCGATACGGCTCTTATCACGACCTAAAGAACTGGCGCGAACTGCTTAATGGGGCGGGGTTTGTGGAGTTGGAACATTATTACCGGCCCGAAGGACTGCCCTTGGATCAACAGCCTTGGCTGGCGAGTGTGTGGCGTAAGGTTTGA